From Gemmatimonadales bacterium, a single genomic window includes:
- a CDS encoding ATP-binding cassette domain-containing protein, giving the protein MIELRNVHKRFGRHVVLDGVDFSVADGQTVALLGPSGSGKSVLLKHIIGLMRPDQGDVMVDGESVTQLGRKALAALRGRIGYAFQTGALFDSMTVYENIRLGITDDACYRDRDFCRRRVAECLRLVNLTDDVGKLMPAELSGGMRKRVGIARAIAGRPKYLLYDEPTSGLDPVNADAMDALIERLQNELHATSVVVSHDVRGSFRVADRIALLHNGRIRAVGTAEEFMAAKDTVVREFLERDVQFAAEG; this is encoded by the coding sequence GTGATCGAGCTCCGGAACGTCCACAAGAGATTCGGCCGCCACGTGGTGCTGGACGGCGTGGACTTCAGCGTGGCGGACGGGCAGACCGTGGCCCTGCTGGGCCCGTCCGGAAGCGGGAAGAGCGTCCTCCTCAAGCACATCATCGGCCTGATGCGGCCCGACCAGGGCGACGTGATGGTGGACGGGGAATCGGTGACCCAGCTCGGCCGGAAAGCGCTGGCGGCGCTCCGGGGCCGGATCGGCTACGCGTTCCAGACCGGCGCGCTGTTCGATTCGATGACGGTCTACGAGAACATCAGGCTCGGCATCACCGACGACGCCTGTTACCGGGACCGCGACTTCTGCCGGCGTCGGGTGGCCGAATGCCTGCGCCTGGTGAACCTCACCGACGACGTGGGCAAGCTGATGCCGGCGGAGCTGTCGGGCGGGATGCGCAAGCGCGTCGGCATCGCGCGGGCGATCGCCGGGAGGCCGAAGTATCTTCTGTACGACGAGCCCACGTCGGGCCTCGATCCGGTGAACGCGGACGCGATGGACGCGCTGATCGAGCGCCTGCAGAACGAGCTGCACGCCACCAGCGTGGTGGTGAGCCACGACGTGCGCGGGTCGTTCCGGGTCGCGGACCGCATCGCGCTGCTGCACAACGGGCGGATCCGGGCAGTGGGGACGGCGGAGGAGTTCATGGCGGCGAAGGACACCGTGGTGCGCGAGTTCCTGGAGCGCGACGTGCAGTTCGCGGCGGAGGGCTGA